From Actinomyces slackii, a single genomic window includes:
- a CDS encoding YibE/F family protein, protein MSHETTPHEDLEPDSDLGEEPQRPLAAGRHRARGRVPGHAHAPASPGAEHSQGHSHGHSHSHGPIDLDASEAKRARIVLAALVIPLLVATLIGLVVLWPGSSSLVGSRPFTAKGTELETATITSLNAADCADDSGALEGISSGALLADAVCARIESGKGQGLTMPVHIPAESRHIADVGDELQVMYTPEAVASGTPYVYVDYTRQVPVAALAVVYLLLVVAVAGRKGALSVLGLLVATGVLVFFMIPALLDGSSPLAVTLVGSMAMMLAAVYVAHGVSVRTTTALLGTVAGVVLTVGLSMWGTEAASLTGATDETALTLASVVEGIDLQTLLTCGMVVAALGVLNDVTITQASAVWELHAANPSLSRTRLFTGGMSIGRDHIASTVYTLAFAYAGTALPLILSASLIDRPVTGTLLSGEIAEEIVRTLVSSIGLVLAIPATTAIAAALCRTTAVPEEH, encoded by the coding sequence GTGAGCCACGAGACGACCCCGCACGAGGACCTGGAGCCGGATTCCGACCTGGGGGAGGAGCCCCAGCGCCCTCTGGCGGCGGGGCGCCATCGCGCCCGGGGCCGGGTCCCGGGTCACGCCCACGCCCCGGCGTCACCCGGCGCCGAGCACTCCCAGGGGCACTCGCACGGGCACTCCCACTCCCATGGGCCCATCGACCTGGACGCCTCAGAGGCCAAACGAGCGCGCATCGTCCTGGCCGCGCTGGTCATCCCCCTGCTGGTGGCCACACTCATCGGCCTGGTGGTGCTGTGGCCGGGCTCCAGCTCCCTGGTGGGCTCGCGCCCCTTCACCGCCAAGGGAACCGAGCTGGAGACCGCCACCATCACCTCCCTTAACGCAGCCGACTGCGCCGACGACTCCGGCGCGCTGGAGGGGATCTCCAGCGGCGCCCTGCTGGCCGACGCCGTGTGCGCCCGCATCGAGTCGGGCAAGGGCCAGGGGCTGACCATGCCGGTCCACATCCCCGCCGAGTCGCGCCACATCGCCGATGTGGGCGATGAGCTCCAGGTCATGTACACCCCCGAGGCCGTGGCCTCGGGAACCCCCTACGTCTACGTGGACTACACGCGCCAGGTGCCGGTGGCGGCACTGGCCGTGGTCTACCTGCTGCTGGTGGTGGCCGTGGCCGGGCGCAAGGGAGCCCTGAGCGTCCTGGGGCTCCTCGTGGCCACCGGAGTCCTGGTCTTCTTCATGATCCCCGCCCTGCTGGACGGCTCATCGCCACTGGCGGTGACCCTCGTGGGCTCCATGGCCATGATGCTGGCCGCGGTCTACGTGGCCCACGGAGTCTCGGTGCGCACCACCACCGCCCTGCTGGGCACGGTGGCCGGGGTGGTGCTGACCGTCGGCCTGTCCATGTGGGGCACCGAGGCCGCAAGCCTGACCGGCGCCACCGATGAGACCGCCCTGACCCTGGCCTCCGTCGTCGAGGGCATCGACCTGCAGACCCTGCTGACCTGCGGGATGGTGGTGGCCGCCCTGGGCGTGCTCAACGACGTGACCATCACCCAGGCCTCGGCGGTCTGGGAGCTGCACGCCGCCAACCCGTCACTGTCGCGCACGCGCCTGTTCACCGGGGGCATGAGCATCGGGCGCGACCACATCGCCTCGACCGTCTACACCCTGGCCTTCGCCTACGCCGGCACCGCGCTGCCGCTCATCCTGTCGGCCTCCCTCATCGACCGGCCGGTGACCGGCACCCTCCTGTCGGGGGAGATCGCCGAGGAGATCGTGCGCACCCTGGTCTCCTCCATCGGCCTGGTCCTGGCCATCCCCGCCACCACCGCGATCGCCGCGGCCCTGTGCCGCACCACCGCCGTGCCCGAGGAGCACTGA
- a CDS encoding glycine--tRNA ligase, with product MAQTPSRLDAVINLAKRRGFVFPCGEIYGGTRSAWDYGPLGVELKENIKRQWWQYMVRSRDDVVGLDSSVILPREVWVASGHVQAFTDPLVESLHTHRRYRADQLIEEYAERKGLDPETVTLDQVPDPVTGQAGSWTEPRSFSGLLKTYLGPVDDESGLHYLRPETAQGIFVNFTNVMSAARKKPPFGIGQVGKSFRNEITPGNFIFRTREFEQMEMEFFCEPGTDEEWHQYWIDHRKAWYVDLGIDPDNIRLYEHPQEKLSHYSKRTVDLEYRFGFSGSEWGELEGIANRTDFDLSTHAEHSGKDLSYFDQGRSERWTPYVIEPAAGLTRSLMAFLVEAYTEDQAPNTKGGTDTRIVLKLDPRIAPVKAAVLPLSRKEELTGPARELAARLRRNWNVDYDDAGAVGRRYRRQDEVGTPFCLTYDFDSPQDGAVTVRQRDTMAQERIPIEGVERYLAERLIGC from the coding sequence GTGGCACAGACCCCCTCACGACTCGACGCCGTCATCAACCTGGCCAAGCGCCGCGGCTTCGTCTTCCCCTGCGGCGAGATCTACGGCGGCACCCGCTCCGCCTGGGACTACGGGCCGCTGGGGGTGGAGCTCAAGGAGAACATCAAGCGCCAGTGGTGGCAGTACATGGTCCGCTCGCGCGACGACGTCGTGGGCCTGGACTCCTCAGTCATCCTCCCGCGCGAGGTGTGGGTGGCCTCCGGTCACGTCCAGGCCTTCACCGACCCGCTCGTGGAGTCCCTCCACACCCACAGGCGCTACCGCGCCGACCAGCTCATCGAGGAGTACGCCGAGCGCAAGGGCCTGGACCCCGAGACGGTGACCCTGGACCAGGTTCCCGACCCGGTCACCGGCCAGGCCGGCTCGTGGACCGAGCCGCGCTCCTTCTCCGGCCTGCTCAAGACCTACCTGGGCCCGGTCGACGACGAGTCCGGCCTGCACTACCTGCGCCCCGAGACCGCCCAGGGCATCTTCGTCAACTTCACCAATGTCATGAGCGCGGCCCGCAAGAAGCCGCCCTTCGGGATCGGGCAGGTGGGCAAGTCCTTCCGCAACGAGATCACCCCCGGCAACTTCATCTTCCGCACCCGGGAGTTCGAGCAGATGGAGATGGAGTTCTTCTGCGAGCCGGGCACCGACGAGGAGTGGCACCAGTACTGGATCGACCACCGCAAAGCCTGGTACGTGGACCTGGGCATCGACCCGGACAACATCCGCCTCTACGAGCACCCCCAGGAGAAGCTCTCCCACTACTCCAAGCGCACCGTCGACCTGGAGTACCGATTCGGCTTCTCCGGCTCGGAGTGGGGCGAGCTGGAGGGCATCGCCAACCGGACCGACTTCGACCTGTCCACGCACGCCGAGCACTCCGGCAAGGACCTGTCCTACTTCGATCAGGGCCGCTCCGAGCGCTGGACCCCCTACGTCATCGAGCCGGCGGCGGGGCTGACCCGCTCCCTCATGGCCTTCCTCGTGGAGGCCTACACCGAGGACCAGGCCCCCAACACCAAGGGCGGGACGGACACGCGCATCGTGCTCAAGCTCGACCCGCGCATCGCCCCGGTCAAGGCCGCCGTGCTGCCGCTGAGCCGCAAGGAGGAGCTGACGGGCCCGGCCCGCGAGCTGGCCGCCCGCCTGCGCCGCAACTGGAACGTCGACTACGACGACGCCGGCGCCGTGGGCCGCCGCTACCGCCGCCAGGACGAGGTGGGCACGCCCTTCTGCCTGACCTACGACTTCGACTCGCCCCAGGACGGGGCGGTCACCGTGCGCCAGCGCGACACCATGGCCCAGGAGCGCATCCCGATCGAGGGCGTGGAGCGCTACCTGGCCGAGCGCCTCATCGGCTGCTGA
- a CDS encoding metal ABC transporter permease, whose protein sequence is MLADLAQMLASPLMQRAFIVAVLVGLAAPVVGTYLVQRGLALLGDGIGHIALTGIALGWLAGAAAHATPRDALAIPGAIIASIVGAVVIEVIRARGRTRGDVALALLFYGGIAGGAVLIKLAGGTTTNLNAYLFGSISTVSVSDAWFTIILAAGVLIVGLGLRGPLFALCHDEEFARSCGLPTGALNILIAVVAALTVSVSMRVVGALMVSAVMIVPVAIAQLVCRSFTRTMHLAMGLGVAACVSGLVITYVWALSPGAMIVVLLVGAYAAVAIGSGAVRLVSRERHRQEASR, encoded by the coding sequence ATGCTGGCCGACCTCGCCCAGATGCTCGCCAGCCCCCTGATGCAGCGGGCCTTCATCGTGGCCGTTCTGGTGGGACTGGCCGCGCCCGTGGTGGGCACCTACCTGGTCCAGCGCGGCCTGGCGCTGCTGGGTGACGGGATCGGGCATATCGCCCTGACGGGCATCGCCCTGGGCTGGCTGGCCGGGGCGGCGGCCCACGCCACGCCGCGCGACGCGCTGGCCATCCCCGGGGCGATCATCGCCAGCATCGTGGGCGCGGTGGTCATCGAGGTCATCCGGGCCCGGGGCCGCACCCGCGGGGACGTGGCCCTGGCGCTGCTGTTCTACGGGGGCATCGCCGGAGGCGCGGTGCTCATCAAGCTCGCCGGGGGGACGACCACCAACCTCAACGCCTACCTGTTCGGCTCCATCTCCACGGTCTCGGTGTCCGACGCCTGGTTCACCATCATCCTGGCGGCAGGGGTCCTCATCGTGGGCCTGGGGCTGCGCGGTCCCCTGTTCGCCCTGTGCCATGACGAGGAGTTCGCCCGATCCTGCGGCCTGCCCACCGGGGCGCTCAACATCCTCATCGCCGTGGTGGCGGCCCTGACGGTCTCGGTGTCCATGCGGGTGGTGGGGGCGCTCATGGTCTCGGCGGTCATGATCGTGCCGGTGGCCATCGCCCAGCTGGTCTGCCGCTCCTTCACCCGTACCATGCACCTGGCCATGGGCCTGGGGGTGGCGGCCTGCGTCAGCGGCCTGGTCATCACCTACGTCTGGGCCCTGTCCCCCGGGGCGATGATCGTGGTCCTGCTTGTGGGGGCCTACGCAGCCGTCGCGATCGGCTCGGGAGCGGTACGGTTGGTCAGCCGGGAACGTCACCGTCAGGAGGCCAGCCGATGA
- a CDS encoding SDR family oxidoreductase has protein sequence MSPAPGLLAGRTILVTGVLRPTSIASSIAALAADQGARVILTGAPATMAITTATARRLGLDPAIALDAGDPASLGGLEAGLRALGVARLDGLVHAIAHAERDLLGDMLPSEPGAEGSDRLESLQRAFAVSTASLPGLVHAVRPLLARGSAVLALSFDSQRAHRGYGWMGPLKAALEACVRALAVELGGQGVRVNALSCGPLRTPAASAIPGFEDLLAGWQARAPLGWDGEDTAPVARSALALLSDWLPATTGQVIHADGGAGITGH, from the coding sequence ATGAGCCCCGCCCCGGGCCTGCTGGCCGGCCGCACCATCCTGGTCACCGGTGTTCTGCGCCCGACATCCATCGCCTCATCCATCGCCGCCCTGGCCGCCGACCAGGGGGCCCGAGTCATCCTCACCGGTGCCCCGGCCACCATGGCGATCACCACGGCCACCGCCCGCAGGCTCGGCCTGGATCCCGCCATCGCCCTTGACGCGGGGGACCCGGCCAGCCTGGGCGGGCTGGAGGCAGGCCTGAGAGCCCTGGGCGTGGCCCGGCTCGATGGCCTGGTCCATGCCATCGCCCACGCCGAGCGCGACCTGCTGGGGGACATGCTCCCCAGCGAGCCCGGGGCCGAGGGGTCGGACCGACTGGAGTCCCTCCAGCGGGCCTTCGCCGTCTCGACGGCATCCCTGCCCGGGCTGGTTCACGCCGTCCGGCCCCTGCTGGCCAGAGGCTCGGCGGTGCTGGCGCTGAGCTTCGACTCCCAGCGCGCCCACCGCGGCTACGGCTGGATGGGTCCGCTCAAGGCCGCCCTGGAGGCATGCGTGCGCGCACTGGCCGTTGAGCTGGGCGGCCAGGGGGTGCGTGTCAACGCCCTGAGCTGTGGGCCCCTGCGGACCCCGGCAGCCTCGGCGATCCCCGGCTTCGAGGATCTCCTCGCCGGCTGGCAGGCGCGCGCCCCGCTCGGCTGGGACGGCGAGGACACGGCCCCTGTGGCCAGGAGCGCCCTGGCGCTGCTGTCCGACTGGCTGCCCGCCACCACCGGCCAGGTCATCCATGCCGACGGCGGAGCGGGCATCACCGGGCACTGA
- the dusB gene encoding tRNA dihydrouridine synthase DusB: MAPLRIGPLEIATPVELAPMAGVTNASFRRLCRTFAEEALPPGLRPSRPGPLVTGDNGLAAPAGLYVTEMVTTRALVEANAKTLDMVRTDPAERVRSIQLYGVDPATVAAAVRILVERDLADHIDLNFGCPVPKVTRKGGGAALPWKRDLLAAIMREAVAASQAAVRAARRDREVPVTIKMRLGIDEEHETFLDAARAAADAGVSALALHARTARQHYSGQARWDQIARLKEATDLPVLGNGDIWSGADAVEMMRATGCDGVVVGRGCQGRPWLFADIVATMHNRAEQVLERARPDLDAVIAVIREHARMLADEMGEDRGVRDLRKHVGWYLRGYPVGGAARADLMRVACLEELDAGLERMRSHLPESVPFPGPAAEGPRGRAGSPKTPHLPEGWLDSPYLAEADRGLLSEAESDASGG, from the coding sequence ATGGCGCCCCTGCGCATCGGCCCCCTGGAGATCGCCACCCCGGTGGAGCTCGCGCCCATGGCCGGGGTGACCAACGCCTCCTTCCGGCGCCTGTGCCGGACCTTCGCCGAGGAGGCCCTGCCCCCCGGGCTGCGCCCGTCCCGGCCAGGCCCCCTCGTCACCGGGGACAACGGGCTGGCAGCGCCGGCGGGCCTGTACGTCACCGAGATGGTCACCACCCGCGCCCTGGTGGAGGCCAATGCCAAGACCCTGGACATGGTGCGCACCGACCCGGCTGAGAGGGTCCGCTCCATCCAGCTCTACGGGGTCGACCCCGCCACGGTGGCCGCGGCGGTGCGGATCCTGGTGGAGCGGGATCTGGCCGACCACATCGACCTGAACTTCGGCTGCCCGGTGCCCAAGGTGACCCGCAAGGGCGGGGGCGCGGCACTGCCCTGGAAGCGGGATCTGCTGGCGGCCATCATGCGCGAGGCCGTGGCCGCCTCGCAGGCCGCGGTGCGCGCCGCGCGACGCGACCGCGAGGTCCCGGTGACCATCAAGATGCGCCTGGGCATCGATGAGGAGCATGAGACCTTCCTGGATGCGGCCCGGGCGGCGGCCGACGCGGGCGTCTCCGCCCTGGCCCTGCATGCGCGCACCGCCCGCCAGCACTACTCGGGGCAGGCGCGCTGGGACCAGATCGCCCGGCTCAAGGAGGCCACCGACCTGCCGGTGCTGGGCAACGGCGATATCTGGAGCGGGGCCGACGCCGTGGAGATGATGCGGGCCACCGGATGCGACGGCGTGGTGGTCGGCCGCGGGTGCCAGGGGCGCCCCTGGCTCTTCGCCGACATCGTGGCCACCATGCACAACCGCGCCGAGCAGGTCCTGGAGCGCGCCCGCCCGGACCTGGATGCCGTCATCGCGGTGATCCGCGAGCATGCCCGGATGCTGGCCGACGAGATGGGCGAGGACCGCGGCGTGCGGGACCTGCGCAAGCATGTGGGCTGGTATCTGCGGGGCTACCCGGTGGGAGGGGCGGCGCGCGCCGACCTCATGCGCGTGGCCTGCCTGGAGGAGCTCGATGCGGGCCTGGAGCGGATGCGCTCCCACCTTCCCGAGTCGGTCCCCTTCCCCGGTCCCGCCGCCGAGGGCCCGCGGGGGCGGGCCGGCAGCCCCAAGACCCCGCATCTGCCCGAGGGCTGGCTGGACTCCCCCTACCTGGCCGAGGCCGACCGCGGCCTCCTTTCCGAGGCCGAGTCCGACGCCTCCGGGGGCTGA
- a CDS encoding SDR family oxidoreductase: MKPLASDEPRAVVVTGASGGIGAAVAGAMAAQGDLVAGISRSGTAPEGVLGLSADVTDPQALKEAAEAAAQAHGPAQVLIAAAGASRDALAARTPPQVWQQALETNLTGSFAIVRAVLPAMMRARSGRIILVSSVIAARGGVGLAAYGAAKAGVEGLTRSLARELAPRAITVNAVAPGFVETDMTASLPQPAREAYLEQIPLGRFAEPQEVVGPIIFLASPGASYITGTILGVDGGMGMGR, from the coding sequence GTGAAGCCACTCGCATCGGATGAGCCGCGCGCCGTCGTCGTCACCGGGGCCTCCGGCGGCATCGGGGCGGCCGTCGCCGGTGCCATGGCCGCTCAGGGGGATCTGGTCGCCGGGATCTCCCGCTCGGGGACCGCCCCCGAGGGCGTCCTGGGCCTGTCCGCCGATGTGACTGACCCGCAGGCCCTCAAGGAGGCCGCCGAGGCCGCCGCGCAGGCCCACGGCCCGGCCCAGGTGCTCATCGCCGCGGCGGGCGCCAGCCGCGACGCCCTGGCGGCGCGCACCCCGCCCCAGGTGTGGCAGCAGGCCCTGGAGACCAATCTGACCGGCAGCTTCGCCATCGTGCGGGCGGTGCTGCCCGCCATGATGCGCGCCCGCAGCGGGCGCATCATCCTGGTCTCCTCGGTCATCGCCGCGCGCGGGGGAGTGGGGCTCGCTGCCTACGGCGCCGCCAAGGCCGGGGTCGAGGGCCTGACCCGCAGCCTGGCCAGGGAGCTGGCCCCGCGGGCCATCACCGTCAATGCCGTGGCCCCGGGATTCGTGGAGACCGACATGACCGCGTCCCTGCCCCAGCCCGCCCGTGAGGCCTACCTGGAGCAGATCCCCCTGGGGCGCTTCGCCGAGCCCCAGGAGGTGGTCGGGCCGATCATCTTCCTGGCCTCACCCGGCGCCTCCTACATCACCGGCACCATCCTGGGGGTCGACGGCGGCATGGGAATGGGCCGATGA
- a CDS encoding metal ABC transporter ATP-binding protein, producing MSPSPRDATPPDHPRAASPRCAESPDRARSAADATDATGAAPVEVSQASVVLGSSLILDGVDLQVGPGESVALLGANGSGKSTLVKTVLGLVPLVGGTVRLLGTPVRRRRDVAWDRVGYVPQRVTASSGVPATALEVVRSGLLGPTRPWADRGRRAAQRAMEALDAVGLADRAGDHVQVLSGGQAQRVLIARALVRSPELLILDEPLAGIDRASRESLAAILADLRSRGLTLVTVLHEMGELAEVVERAVVLADGRVVMDVPAHRVLPAHHDHSRHAELGHDTAEDCEHQHLHGPTGPAQHRAPALSADPVRQEPR from the coding sequence ATGAGCCCGTCCCCCCGTGACGCGACGCCGCCCGACCACCCGCGGGCGGCGTCGCCGCGCTGCGCCGAAAGCCCCGACAGGGCCCGGAGCGCCGCTGATGCCACTGACGCCACTGGCGCCGCGCCCGTCGAGGTGAGCCAGGCCAGCGTGGTCCTGGGATCGAGCCTGATTCTCGACGGCGTCGACCTGCAGGTGGGCCCGGGGGAATCCGTGGCCCTGCTGGGGGCCAACGGCTCGGGGAAGTCCACGCTGGTCAAAACCGTCCTGGGGCTGGTCCCCCTGGTCGGCGGGACGGTCAGGCTCCTGGGGACTCCGGTGCGCCGTCGCCGCGATGTGGCATGGGACCGCGTGGGCTACGTGCCCCAGCGGGTGACGGCCTCCTCCGGCGTTCCGGCCACCGCCCTGGAGGTGGTGCGCTCCGGGCTGCTGGGGCCCACCCGCCCCTGGGCGGATCGGGGCCGGCGGGCGGCCCAGCGCGCCATGGAGGCCCTCGACGCCGTCGGGCTGGCCGATCGCGCCGGCGACCACGTCCAGGTCCTCTCCGGGGGCCAGGCCCAGCGCGTCCTCATCGCCCGGGCCCTGGTGCGGTCCCCCGAGCTGCTCATCCTCGATGAGCCCCTGGCCGGCATCGACCGGGCCAGCCGCGAGTCCCTGGCCGCCATCCTGGCCGATCTGCGCTCCCGGGGCCTGACCCTGGTGACCGTGCTCCACGAGATGGGCGAGCTGGCCGAGGTCGTGGAGCGGGCCGTGGTCCTGGCCGACGGGCGCGTGGTGATGGACGTGCCGGCCCACCGGGTCCTGCCGGCCCATCACGACCACTCCCGTCATGCCGAGCTCGGCCATGACACGGCCGAGGACTGTGAGCACCAGCACCTCCACGGCCCCACCGGCCCCGCTCAGCACCGCGCCCCGGCGCTGAGCGCCGACCCCGTCCGACAGGAGCCCCGCTGA
- a CDS encoding metal ABC transporter substrate-binding protein, which yields MIPMKTSASHSSRRLRRPLAALAALSLAAALTACSALGGSGSSGAGADGKVAVSTSFYPITYLVQAVGGEHVTVTSVTPPNAEPHDYELSPKDVTALGQASLIAYVPGFQPSLDEAVAQVSGPTVLDLGPAANLVHHEGVGEHHHDHGDHGEEDPQASQEPSAHAHDDDHSHEGEEGHGDHGDHGDHEDEAAPAQSATPSAQAHDEDSHEALDPHFWLDPERMTAAAQAVEAALSKADPDHAADYKANLDTVITSLGALDTNYGDGLKTCERTTVVTTHAAFGYLTERYGLTQASISGLDPESEPSPAELAAVKKVVQDTGTTTIFTEELVSPKTAEALAAETGATTAVLSPLESAPEKGDYIDAMTANLEALKTGLGCR from the coding sequence ATGATTCCCATGAAGACATCTGCCTCTCACTCATCGCGCCGGCTGCGCCGCCCCCTGGCAGCACTGGCGGCCCTGTCCCTGGCCGCGGCCCTGACGGCCTGCTCCGCCCTGGGAGGATCCGGCTCCTCGGGGGCCGGGGCCGACGGCAAGGTCGCCGTCTCGACCTCCTTCTACCCCATCACCTACCTGGTCCAGGCCGTGGGCGGGGAGCATGTCACCGTCACCTCGGTGACCCCGCCCAATGCCGAGCCCCACGACTACGAGCTGTCCCCCAAGGACGTCACCGCCCTGGGCCAGGCCTCGCTCATCGCCTACGTCCCCGGCTTCCAGCCCTCCCTGGACGAGGCCGTCGCCCAGGTCTCGGGCCCCACCGTCCTGGACCTGGGGCCGGCCGCCAACCTGGTCCACCACGAGGGCGTCGGCGAGCACCACCACGATCACGGCGACCACGGCGAGGAGGACCCGCAAGCCTCCCAGGAGCCCTCCGCCCACGCCCACGATGATGACCACTCCCACGAGGGCGAGGAGGGGCATGGGGATCATGGGGATCATGGGGATCACGAGGACGAGGCCGCCCCCGCCCAGAGCGCCACGCCCTCCGCGCAGGCCCATGATGAGGACTCCCACGAGGCCCTGGACCCGCATTTCTGGCTCGACCCCGAGCGCATGACCGCCGCGGCCCAGGCCGTTGAGGCGGCCCTGTCCAAGGCCGACCCCGATCACGCCGCGGACTACAAGGCGAACCTGGACACGGTCATCACCTCCCTGGGCGCGCTGGACACCAACTACGGCGACGGCCTGAAGACCTGCGAGCGCACCACCGTGGTGACCACCCACGCGGCCTTCGGCTACCTCACCGAGCGCTACGGCCTGACCCAGGCCTCCATCTCCGGCCTCGACCCGGAGTCCGAGCCCAGCCCCGCCGAGCTGGCCGCTGTCAAGAAGGTGGTCCAGGACACCGGCACGACGACGATCTTCACCGAGGAGCTCGTCTCGCCCAAGACCGCCGAGGCCCTGGCGGCTGAGACCGGCGCCACGACCGCCGTGCTGAGCCCCTTGGAGTCGGCCCCCGAGAAGGGCGACTATATTGACGCCATGACCGCCAATCTTGAGGCTCTCAAGACTGGGCTGGGATGCCGGTGA
- a CDS encoding Fur family transcriptional regulator, whose amino-acid sequence MTERSARRSTRQRAAVVDILERTDEFRSAQQIHSALDAEGTRVGLATVYRNLQALAESGQVDQLRSADGELLYRACAGSEHHHHIVCRSCGRTVEVAGGELEAWIERVSREHGFTSMVHTAEFFGLCASCSAPTA is encoded by the coding sequence ATGACCGAGAGGTCCGCCCGCCGCTCCACCCGCCAGAGAGCGGCCGTGGTCGACATCCTGGAGCGCACCGATGAGTTCCGCTCCGCTCAGCAGATCCACTCCGCCCTGGACGCGGAGGGCACCCGGGTGGGCCTGGCCACCGTCTACCGCAACCTGCAGGCCCTGGCGGAGTCCGGGCAGGTCGACCAGCTGCGCAGCGCCGACGGCGAACTGCTCTACCGGGCCTGCGCGGGCAGCGAGCACCACCACCACATCGTGTGCCGCAGCTGCGGGCGCACCGTGGAGGTCGCCGGCGGGGAGCTGGAGGCCTGGATCGAGAGGGTCTCGAGGGAGCACGGATTCACCTCCATGGTGCACACGGCGGAGTTCTTCGGCCTGTGCGCCTCCTGCTCGGCTCCCACCGCGTAG